The proteins below are encoded in one region of Paraburkholderia phenazinium:
- the ribB gene encoding 3,4-dihydroxy-2-butanone-4-phosphate synthase, translating into MSLTTFPAPSTFAEDAFADLPLLAAEPVPPRIAAALQAMRDGRAVVLQDDHDRENEADLIVSAERLTNETMALLIRECSGIVCLCLPDDKIRALELPPMAVNNESRHGTAFTVSIEAREGVTTGVSAADRVTTIRAAIADTAKPADIVRPGHVFPLRATPGGVLARRGHTEGTVDLAILAGLKPAGVLCELMNADGTMTRGAEVERFAAQHNLPLLTIAELVEFREALAAARECCADEV; encoded by the coding sequence ATGTCCTTGACTACTTTTCCTGCCCCTTCGACGTTCGCGGAAGATGCGTTCGCCGATCTCCCCCTGCTTGCCGCCGAACCGGTTCCGCCGCGCATCGCCGCTGCGTTGCAAGCCATGCGCGATGGCCGCGCCGTTGTCCTGCAGGATGACCACGACCGCGAGAACGAAGCCGACCTGATCGTCTCTGCCGAGCGTCTTACCAACGAAACGATGGCGCTGCTGATCCGCGAGTGCAGCGGGATCGTGTGCCTGTGCCTGCCCGATGACAAGATCCGTGCACTTGAGCTGCCGCCCATGGCTGTGAACAACGAGAGCCGTCACGGCACTGCGTTTACGGTCTCGATCGAAGCGCGTGAAGGCGTGACGACGGGCGTCTCCGCCGCCGATCGCGTCACGACGATTCGTGCGGCGATTGCCGATACGGCGAAGCCGGCCGACATTGTCCGCCCCGGCCATGTGTTTCCGCTGCGCGCGACGCCCGGCGGCGTGCTCGCGCGGCGCGGTCATACGGAAGGCACGGTGGATCTGGCGATTCTCGCCGGCCTCAAGCCCGCCGGCGTGCTATGCGAATTGATGAACGCCGACGGCACGATGACGCGCGGCGCGGAGGTGGAGCGCTTCGCGGCGCAACACAATCTGCCGTTGCTGACGATTGCCGAACTGGTGGAATTCCGTGAAGCGCTGGCTGCGGCGCGTGAGTGCTGCGCGGACGAGGTGTGA